The Virgibacillus phasianinus genome includes a window with the following:
- a CDS encoding alpha-ketoacid dehydrogenase subunit beta, which translates to MAQMTMIQAITDAMRTELKNDDNVLVFGEDVGQNGGVFRATEGLQDEFGVDRVFDTPLAESGIGGLSIGLALQGYRPVPEIQFFGFVYEAMDSISGQMARMRYRSGGSKSAPITIRSPFGGGVHTPELHADSLEGLIAQQPGIKVVIPATPHDAKGLLIAAIRDNDPVLFLEHMKLYRSFRGEVPEEEYTVDLGKADVKREGKDVTLISYGAMVHASLKAAEELEKNDIDAEVIDLRTVSPIDIDTIVESVKKTNRVVFVQEAQRQAGVASHVISEIQERAILHLEAPILRVTAPDTVYAFSQAEEVWLPNHKDIVNKVNEVINF; encoded by the coding sequence AGATGCAATGCGCACTGAGTTGAAAAACGACGATAATGTGCTTGTATTTGGTGAAGACGTAGGACAAAATGGTGGAGTATTCCGTGCTACTGAAGGTTTACAAGATGAATTCGGTGTCGACCGTGTCTTTGACACCCCGCTAGCTGAGTCAGGTATCGGTGGTTTATCAATCGGTCTCGCATTGCAAGGCTATCGTCCAGTACCGGAAATTCAATTCTTTGGCTTCGTATATGAAGCAATGGACTCAATAAGTGGGCAAATGGCCCGTATGCGCTATCGTTCAGGTGGATCTAAATCAGCGCCAATTACAATTCGTTCACCATTTGGCGGCGGTGTGCATACACCGGAACTTCATGCTGACTCTTTAGAAGGATTGATTGCTCAACAACCAGGTATTAAAGTTGTGATTCCTGCAACACCACATGACGCGAAAGGACTTCTAATTGCAGCAATCCGTGATAACGATCCTGTTCTGTTTTTGGAACACATGAAACTTTATCGTTCATTCCGCGGTGAGGTTCCAGAAGAAGAATATACTGTAGACCTTGGTAAAGCCGATGTGAAACGTGAAGGTAAGGATGTAACGTTAATTTCATATGGGGCAATGGTACACGCTTCCTTGAAAGCAGCTGAGGAACTTGAGAAAAATGATATTGATGCAGAAGTGATTGATTTACGTACAGTATCCCCAATTGATATTGATACTATTGTTGAATCGGTTAAGAAAACAAATCGTGTCGTTTTTGTACAGGAAGCACAACGTCAAGCAGGTGTTGCATCCCATGTTATTTCTGAAATACAAGAGCGTGCAATATTGCATCTGGAAGCACCAATTTTACGTGTGACAGCACCAGACACTGTTTATGCTTTTTCACAAGCTGAAGAGGTATGGTTGCCTAATCATAAAGATATCGTAAATAAGGTTAATGAAGTAATCAACTTTTAA
- a CDS encoding dihydrolipoamide acetyltransferase family protein: MAYNFKMPDIGEGIHEGEIVKWFVKAGDEIKEDDVICEVQNDKAVVEIPSPVDGTVKKVHVDEGTVATVGDTIITFDAEGYDDEEEEAEETDSKEKEESKEEPKEDKKESSKETNDDKQETTKKEAQKSTDDSRVIAMPSVRKYARDHDVAIQEVSGSGKNGRILKEDIDSYVNGDQKTETQETTEADGEQTEDKSAAKETSAPKGQYPETREKMSGIRKSIAKAMVNSKTKAPHVTLMDEIDVTELVAHRKKFKSIAAEQDIKLTYLPYVAKALVSTLKKYPILGAAVDDETDEIIYKHYYNVGIAADTDKGLLVPVVKDADRKSIFAISQEVNELADKARNGKLGSDEMKGATSTITNIGSAGGQWFTPVLNYPEAAILGIGRIAEKPVVRDGEIVIAPVLALSLSFDHRIVDGATAQLALNQIKRLLNDPQLIMMEA, from the coding sequence ATGGCATATAATTTCAAAATGCCCGATATTGGTGAAGGTATTCACGAAGGCGAAATCGTTAAATGGTTTGTAAAAGCTGGCGATGAAATAAAAGAGGACGACGTTATTTGCGAAGTCCAAAACGACAAAGCCGTTGTTGAAATTCCTTCTCCAGTAGATGGAACAGTTAAAAAGGTTCATGTTGATGAAGGCACTGTGGCAACAGTTGGTGATACAATCATCACTTTTGACGCGGAAGGCTATGATGACGAGGAAGAGGAAGCAGAAGAGACCGATTCGAAAGAAAAAGAAGAGTCAAAAGAAGAACCAAAAGAGGACAAAAAAGAATCTTCTAAAGAAACTAATGATGATAAGCAAGAAACAACTAAAAAAGAAGCACAGAAATCAACCGATGATTCACGCGTTATTGCAATGCCATCGGTGAGAAAATATGCCCGTGATCATGATGTGGCAATTCAGGAAGTAAGTGGATCTGGTAAGAATGGCCGAATCCTTAAAGAAGACATAGACAGTTATGTTAATGGTGACCAAAAGACTGAAACACAAGAAACAACCGAGGCTGACGGTGAACAAACTGAAGATAAATCTGCAGCTAAGGAAACATCAGCACCAAAAGGTCAATATCCGGAAACTCGCGAGAAGATGAGTGGTATTCGCAAGTCAATTGCTAAGGCAATGGTTAATTCTAAAACAAAAGCACCGCATGTTACGCTTATGGATGAAATAGATGTAACCGAATTGGTTGCACACCGCAAGAAATTTAAGTCTATCGCGGCCGAACAGGATATTAAATTGACATATCTTCCTTATGTGGCAAAGGCTCTAGTTTCTACATTGAAAAAGTATCCTATTCTAGGTGCAGCTGTCGATGATGAGACTGATGAAATTATCTACAAACATTATTACAATGTTGGTATTGCAGCAGATACGGACAAAGGATTACTTGTACCAGTTGTAAAAGATGCTGATCGTAAATCAATTTTCGCTATTTCGCAAGAGGTAAACGAATTGGCAGATAAAGCTCGTAATGGTAAACTTGGATCTGATGAGATGAAGGGTGCAACAAGCACAATCACTAATATTGGTTCTGCTGGCGGACAATGGTTTACACCGGTTCTTAACTATCCAGAGGCAGCAATCTTAGGTATAGGACGTATTGCTGAGAAGCCGGTAGTGCGTGATGGAGAAATTGTTATTGCTCCAGTGCTTGCATTATCATTGAGTTTTGACCACCGAATTGTTGATGGCGCAACAGCTCAATTAGCATTAAATCAAATTAAGCGTTTATTGAACGATCCACAATTAATTATGATGGAGGCGTAA
- the lpdA gene encoding dihydrolipoyl dehydrogenase, which yields MVVGDFPIEIDTLVVGAGPGGYVAAIRAAQLGQKVTIVEKGDLGGVCLNVGCIPSKAMIQAGHLTEHAHGNEELGIKTENVSVDFSKVQEWKGKVVNKLTSGVEGLLKGNKVDIVKGEVFFVDQNSVKVMDDKNSQTYTFNNCIIATGSTPIEIPSFKFSDRVLDSTGALNLKEIPKKMVVIGGGYIGTELGSAYANFGTEITVLEGTKDILGGFEKQMTQVVKKRLKKKDVKIITEAMAKGVEESKDGVKVTYESKGKEETIEADYVLVTVGRRPNTDELGLEQVGIDVDDKGLIKIDKQCRTNKENIYAIGDIVAGMPLAHKASYEGKVAAEAISGEKAEIDYLGMPAVVFSDPELATVGYTEKEAKDAGYKAKASKFPFAANGRALSLNDSDGFLKLITREEDGLVIGAQIAGPNASDMIAEIGLAIEAGMTAEDIALTIHAHPSLGEITMEAAEVALGTPIHMMK from the coding sequence ATGGTTGTAGGAGATTTCCCAATTGAGATTGATACTCTAGTAGTTGGTGCGGGTCCTGGTGGCTATGTGGCTGCCATCCGCGCTGCACAATTAGGACAAAAGGTAACAATAGTTGAGAAAGGTGACTTAGGCGGTGTTTGTTTAAATGTTGGGTGTATCCCTTCAAAAGCAATGATTCAAGCTGGTCATCTAACCGAGCATGCCCATGGTAACGAGGAACTTGGAATTAAAACAGAAAATGTTTCTGTAGATTTTTCCAAAGTTCAGGAATGGAAGGGAAAAGTTGTTAATAAACTTACTTCCGGTGTAGAGGGATTGCTAAAAGGCAACAAAGTTGACATCGTTAAAGGTGAAGTATTCTTTGTCGATCAAAATTCAGTTAAAGTAATGGATGACAAGAATTCTCAAACATATACATTTAATAATTGTATTATTGCTACAGGATCTACACCAATTGAAATTCCTAGCTTTAAATTCTCTGACCGTGTGCTGGATTCAACGGGTGCACTAAATTTAAAAGAAATTCCTAAAAAAATGGTAGTCATTGGTGGAGGCTATATTGGTACCGAATTAGGTTCTGCATATGCTAATTTTGGTACTGAAATTACAGTGCTGGAAGGCACAAAAGATATTCTCGGTGGATTTGAAAAACAAATGACTCAAGTAGTTAAGAAACGCTTGAAGAAAAAAGATGTAAAGATTATAACCGAGGCAATGGCTAAGGGTGTTGAGGAATCAAAAGATGGTGTTAAAGTAACGTATGAATCGAAAGGCAAAGAAGAAACAATCGAAGCCGACTATGTATTGGTTACTGTTGGCCGTCGTCCTAATACTGACGAGTTAGGTTTAGAACAAGTTGGCATCGATGTTGACGACAAAGGACTTATTAAGATTGATAAACAATGCCGTACCAACAAAGAGAATATTTATGCAATTGGAGATATCGTTGCTGGTATGCCACTGGCACATAAGGCTTCATACGAAGGAAAAGTTGCAGCTGAAGCAATAAGCGGTGAAAAAGCTGAAATTGATTATCTTGGTATGCCTGCGGTTGTATTTTCTGATCCAGAATTGGCAACAGTTGGCTATACGGAAAAAGAAGCAAAAGATGCAGGGTACAAAGCAAAAGCTTCTAAATTCCCATTTGCGGCAAACGGCCGTGCATTATCATTAAATGATAGCGATGGGTTCCTGAAATTAATTACCAGGGAAGAAGATGGTTTGGTAATTGGTGCTCAAATCGCAGGTCCAAATGCCAGTGATATGATTGCTGAAATTGGCTTGGCTATTGAAGCTGGGATGACAGCTGAGGATATCGCGTTGACGATTCATGCGCATCCTAGTCTAGGAGAAATCACAATGGAAGCTGCAGAAGTAGCGCTAGGCACTCCTATTCATATGATGAAATAA